The following nucleotide sequence is from Halogeometricum borinquense DSM 11551.
TGTCTCGATATGCCGTTGATAACCCACGTCGTCGCGCTCGACGTTGACGAGGATGCGGGCCGCGTCCGCGCGAAGCGACTGGTCGAAGGCGACATCTCGGAGATGGAGACGGTGGAGACAGATCTCCCGGCGTTCATCGTCGCCGACCCCGAGTTCGACCCGTCGTATCGAACCGCTCGACACCGACTCACGTTGAAGGACCTCCGCGAAACGGCGCGCGAACGTGCTGCGGAGTTCGAAGACGTGCTGACCGTCTGGGACCACGCCGACATCAACGTTGATCCCGACTACATCGGTCTCGACGGGTCGCCAACAATCGTCTCTTCGGTGGACCCGATTCCGAAGCCCCCGGCTGAACGGGAGGCGACGATGGTGGACCCCGAGGACGCCGACGCGATGCAATCAGTCGTAGACGAGATGCGTCCGCTTGCGAGCGATGTCGCGGCCGCGGGGGGTGACTGACCGTGACCGACTTCGACCCGA
It contains:
- a CDS encoding electron transfer flavoprotein subunit beta/FixA family protein yields the protein MDTLVLTKGVPDFREGKVSFDEDGHLERGKTPTVMNPNDEHALQAALQTRVQHGGNVAVMSMGPPGYKDVLQEAMESVYADELFLISDREMAAADTWATAITLSAAIEEMGVPDLIFAGFKTADGETGHTGPQTCWCLDMPLITHVVALDVDEDAGRVRAKRLVEGDISEMETVETDLPAFIVADPEFDPSYRTARHRLTLKDLRETARERAAEFEDVLTVWDHADINVDPDYIGLDGSPTIVSSVDPIPKPPAEREATMVDPEDADAMQSVVDEMRPLASDVAAAGGD